From the genome of Virgibacillus proomii, one region includes:
- the ptsP gene encoding phosphoenolpyruvate--protein phosphotransferase, with protein MANIQGIAASSGIAIAKAYRLETPDLSFEKASTDNPLFEIERLEKALEVSKQELEKIKAHTKENIGDEHAEIFSAHLLVLSDPELINPMKDKIESEKVIAEAALDEVATMFIDMFKNMDNEYMRERAADIHDVTTRVKAHLLGVSIPDPALIDEEVIVIANDLTPSDTAQLNREFVKGFATDIGGRTSHSAIMARSLEIPAVVGTKEITTTVNKDEMIIVDGNEGLVIVNPTQDEIALYHKKQEEFAKQKQEWAKLKNEPTITADGDQVELAANIGTPDDVIGVLDNGGEAIGLYRTEFLYMGKSQLPTEEEQFTAYKSVLEQMQDKPVVVRTLDVGGDKELNYLDLPKELNPFLGFRAIRFCLENEHVFRPQLRALLRASVYGNLKIMFPMIATLEEFRSAKAILLDEKEALKKEGFEVSDEIEIGIMVEIPSTAVIAKQFAKEVDFFSIGTNDLIQYTMAADRMNEQVSYLYQPYHPAILNLINNVIESAHSEGKWVGMCGEMAGDPIAIPILLGLGLDEFSMSATSILPARTQIRKLDKANLASYKEKILSMGTAEEVVQFIKEKTE; from the coding sequence ATGGCTAACATTCAAGGAATCGCAGCATCTTCAGGGATAGCTATTGCAAAAGCATATCGGCTGGAGACCCCAGATTTATCATTTGAAAAAGCTTCTACAGATAATCCTCTATTTGAAATAGAGCGCTTGGAAAAAGCACTTGAAGTTTCAAAACAGGAACTGGAGAAAATTAAAGCACATACGAAAGAGAATATTGGAGATGAACATGCAGAGATTTTTTCTGCCCATTTATTAGTTCTTAGTGATCCTGAATTAATTAATCCAATGAAAGATAAAATCGAATCAGAAAAAGTCATTGCAGAAGCTGCTTTAGATGAAGTTGCAACAATGTTTATTGATATGTTTAAAAACATGGATAACGAATATATGCGTGAGCGTGCTGCTGACATTCATGATGTAACTACAAGAGTCAAAGCCCACTTATTAGGAGTTTCCATTCCGGATCCTGCTTTAATTGACGAAGAAGTTATTGTTATTGCCAATGATTTAACACCGTCAGACACTGCCCAGTTAAACCGTGAGTTTGTTAAAGGCTTTGCAACTGATATTGGTGGTCGTACTTCTCACTCTGCTATTATGGCTCGTTCCCTTGAAATCCCTGCAGTAGTTGGAACAAAAGAGATTACCACCACCGTTAACAAAGACGAAATGATCATTGTTGATGGAAATGAAGGATTAGTTATTGTTAACCCGACACAAGATGAAATAGCTTTATATCATAAAAAACAAGAGGAATTTGCTAAACAAAAGCAAGAATGGGCAAAATTAAAAAATGAACCAACAATAACTGCCGACGGAGACCAAGTAGAGTTAGCTGCTAATATCGGTACACCAGATGATGTTATTGGGGTATTAGATAATGGTGGAGAAGCTATTGGATTATACCGAACCGAATTCTTATATATGGGTAAAAGCCAACTGCCAACAGAAGAAGAGCAATTTACAGCATATAAGTCTGTTTTAGAGCAAATGCAAGATAAACCAGTTGTCGTTCGAACACTTGACGTTGGCGGCGATAAGGAGTTAAATTATCTGGATTTGCCAAAAGAACTAAATCCATTTCTTGGTTTCCGCGCTATTCGCTTTTGCTTAGAAAACGAACATGTATTTCGACCACAGCTACGCGCGTTGCTCCGCGCTAGCGTATACGGAAATTTAAAAATCATGTTTCCAATGATCGCTACACTGGAAGAATTCAGAAGTGCAAAAGCAATTCTATTGGATGAAAAAGAAGCACTTAAAAAAGAAGGCTTTGAAGTATCAGATGAAATTGAAATCGGTATTATGGTTGAAATCCCATCAACTGCAGTTATTGCCAAGCAGTTTGCCAAAGAAGTCGATTTCTTCAGTATCGGTACCAATGATTTAATCCAATACACCATGGCAGCAGACCGGATGAATGAACAAGTTTCTTACTTATATCAACCATATCATCCTGCTATTCTTAACTTGATCAATAACGTTATTGAATCGGCACATAGTGAAGGAAAATGGGTTGGTATGTGTGGTGAAATGGCCGGTGACCCGATTGCCATTCCAATTTTACTTGGACTCGGCCTAGATGAATTCAGTATGAGTGCAACTTCAATTCTGCCTGCACGTACACAAATCCGCAAACTGGATAAGGCGAACTTAGCTTCCTATAAAGAAAAAATTCTTTCCATGGGAACTGCTGAAGAAGTGGTACAATTTATTAAGGAAAAAACAGAATAA
- a CDS encoding alpha/beta hydrolase — MKVKQPQPFTFEAGPRAVLLLHGFTGHSADVRMLGRYLEKRGYTSHAPIYRGHGLPPEEILKSNPDQWWEDVLQAYNHLKQLGYKEIAVSGLSLGGVLGLKLAYTEQTKAVIPMCAPMFFDNETQLTKGFQAFAREYKQLERKEAQVIKEEVEVLMENSTTLFEQLAKLIEEVKNNVDTIYTPTMVVQARKDQMINPDSANYIYENVEAEHKTIHWYEESGHVITMDKEKDQVFEDIYQFLETLNWEQ, encoded by the coding sequence ATGAAAGTAAAACAACCTCAACCATTTACGTTTGAAGCAGGTCCACGTGCGGTATTATTATTACATGGCTTTACTGGTCATTCCGCTGATGTCCGCATGTTGGGGAGATATCTTGAAAAGCGTGGGTATACGAGCCATGCCCCAATTTATCGCGGACATGGGTTACCGCCAGAAGAAATTTTAAAATCAAATCCAGACCAGTGGTGGGAGGATGTATTACAAGCATATAACCATTTAAAACAATTAGGCTATAAAGAAATAGCCGTGTCCGGACTTTCTTTAGGTGGTGTGCTTGGGTTAAAACTTGCTTACACGGAGCAAACGAAAGCAGTTATTCCTATGTGTGCACCAATGTTCTTTGACAATGAAACTCAGCTTACAAAGGGATTCCAAGCATTTGCAAGAGAATATAAGCAGTTAGAACGTAAAGAAGCACAAGTAATTAAAGAAGAAGTGGAAGTATTAATGGAAAATTCCACTACATTATTCGAGCAGCTAGCTAAACTGATTGAAGAAGTAAAAAATAATGTCGACACGATTTACACTCCTACAATGGTCGTTCAAGCTAGAAAAGACCAAATGATTAATCCGGATAGTGCAAATTATATCTATGAGAATGTAGAAGCAGAACATAAAACCATTCATTGGTATGAAGAATCTGGCCACGTTATTACGATGGATAAAGAAAAAGACCAAGTATTTGAAGATATTTATCAGTTTCTGGAAACACTAAACTGGGAACAATGA
- the rnr gene encoding ribonuclease R, giving the protein MKERIQNYFKENGTKPLTVNEIEEALQIETADEFKELIKALNILEEEGELVRTRKNRFGLPEKMNLIRGRIQMHAKGFAFLIPDDDTRDDVYIHHSDLGSAMNGDKVLVRIEKRDQDGIRSEGTVIRILERATLQVVGTFEDNRSFGFVIADDKRIPNDIFIPKDMTNGAVSGHKVIAHITKYPEGRKSAEGEIIHILGHKNDPGIDIMSIIYKHGIKMDFPQEVLDQAANTPDTISEDEIKDRRDLRNETIVTIDGADAKDLDDAVSVKKLDNGNYLLGVYIADVSYYVDKGSPIDQEALERGTSVYLVDRVIPMIPHRLSNGICSLNPQVDRLTLGCEMEIDAYGNVVDHDIFQSVIRTNARMTYYDVNQILVHKDEVLREQYKELVPLFESMEELAAILRRKRMNRGAIDFDFKEAKVLVDEAGKPIDVVLRERSVAERLIEEFMLAANETVAEHFHWMDVPFIHRIHEDPDPDKLQTFFEFLAGLGYVIKGTSNEIHPQALQKVLEEVKGKPEEMIVSKLMLRSMQQAKYDPQSIGHFGLATPYYTHFTSPIRRYPDLTVHRLIRTYLIDQKMDQQTLKKWKSELPEIAKQSSIAERRAVDAERETDDLKKAEFMQDKIGEEYTGVISSITNFGLFVELENTIEGLIHVSYLTDDYYHYDQRSQAMIGERTAKMYRIGQEVQVKVVGVNIDERTVDFAIVYDEHSENKRVMKAKRERK; this is encoded by the coding sequence ATGAAAGAGAGAATCCAAAACTACTTTAAAGAAAATGGAACAAAACCATTAACTGTAAATGAAATTGAAGAAGCTCTGCAAATTGAAACGGCTGACGAATTTAAAGAGCTCATTAAAGCTTTAAATATATTAGAAGAAGAAGGAGAGCTTGTTCGTACTCGTAAGAATCGTTTTGGCTTGCCGGAAAAAATGAATTTGATTCGCGGCAGAATTCAAATGCATGCAAAAGGGTTCGCTTTTTTAATTCCGGATGATGATACTCGGGATGATGTTTATATTCATCATTCTGACCTAGGTTCGGCGATGAATGGTGATAAAGTTCTTGTTCGAATTGAAAAAAGAGATCAAGATGGTATTCGCTCAGAAGGGACAGTAATCCGTATTTTAGAACGAGCTACCCTTCAGGTTGTTGGTACATTTGAAGATAATCGTTCCTTTGGATTTGTTATTGCGGATGATAAACGCATTCCAAACGATATATTTATTCCTAAAGACATGACAAATGGGGCAGTGAGCGGTCATAAGGTCATTGCTCATATTACTAAATATCCGGAAGGCAGAAAAAGTGCTGAAGGTGAGATTATTCATATACTTGGACATAAAAACGATCCAGGTATTGATATTATGTCCATTATTTATAAACATGGAATAAAAATGGATTTTCCTCAAGAGGTGTTAGATCAGGCAGCAAATACGCCTGATACTATTTCTGAAGATGAGATCAAAGATAGACGAGATTTAAGGAACGAAACGATTGTAACGATCGATGGAGCTGATGCGAAGGACTTGGATGATGCGGTTTCTGTGAAGAAATTAGATAATGGAAACTATTTACTCGGAGTTTATATTGCTGATGTAAGCTATTATGTAGATAAAGGCAGCCCCATTGACCAAGAAGCGTTGGAAAGGGGGACAAGTGTTTATTTGGTTGACCGTGTGATCCCGATGATTCCACATCGCTTATCGAATGGAATTTGTTCCTTAAACCCCCAGGTTGACCGGTTGACATTAGGATGTGAAATGGAAATTGATGCTTATGGAAATGTCGTCGATCATGATATTTTTCAAAGCGTTATCCGTACGAATGCACGCATGACGTATTACGATGTCAATCAAATCCTCGTCCATAAAGATGAAGTATTGCGTGAGCAGTATAAGGAACTCGTTCCACTTTTTGAAAGTATGGAAGAGCTAGCAGCTATTTTACGACGTAAACGAATGAATCGCGGAGCAATTGACTTTGATTTTAAGGAAGCAAAAGTGTTAGTGGATGAAGCTGGAAAACCAATAGATGTAGTGTTACGTGAACGATCTGTTGCGGAGCGACTGATTGAGGAATTTATGTTGGCGGCCAATGAAACAGTTGCTGAACATTTCCATTGGATGGATGTTCCGTTCATACATCGTATTCATGAAGACCCGGATCCAGATAAGCTGCAAACCTTTTTTGAGTTCTTAGCCGGTCTTGGATATGTGATAAAAGGGACAAGTAATGAAATTCATCCACAAGCTTTACAAAAGGTGTTGGAAGAAGTCAAGGGAAAACCGGAAGAGATGATTGTTTCCAAGTTAATGCTTCGGTCTATGCAACAGGCGAAATATGACCCGCAAAGCATCGGTCATTTTGGTTTAGCAACACCATATTATACGCATTTTACCTCACCTATTCGCCGATATCCGGATTTAACAGTGCATCGATTGATTCGTACGTATTTAATTGATCAAAAGATGGATCAACAAACATTGAAAAAGTGGAAGAGTGAATTGCCTGAAATTGCAAAGCAGTCATCTATCGCTGAGCGAAGAGCAGTGGATGCAGAAAGAGAAACAGATGACCTGAAAAAAGCTGAATTTATGCAGGATAAAATTGGCGAAGAATATACAGGTGTCATTAGTTCGATAACGAATTTTGGTTTATTCGTTGAATTAGAAAATACGATTGAAGGGTTGATACATGTTAGCTATTTAACAGATGATTATTATCATTATGATCAGCGGAGCCAAGCCATGATTGGCGAACGAACAGCTAAAATGTATCGTATTGGACAAGAAGTACAAGTTAAGGTGGTTGGCGTTAATATTGACGAGCGAACGGTTGACTTTGCTATCGTTTATGACGAGCATTCAGAAAATAAACGAGTAATGAAGGCAAAACGAGAAAGGAAGTAA
- a CDS encoding alpha/beta hydrolase encodes MKKQTFWYRTPDNLDIHVKKWELPSVKAKAVIQIAHGMMEHIERYDNFATYLTSHGFIVYGNDHQGHGETGKRQGMLGYFADQNGFFRAVDDFLNISKQIKKKHPELPLYLFGHSMGSFIVRSYIQTHSNLIAGAVLSGTGYFPLLKTIVGREIASFLPPKEKSPFMNKLVFGSFNRKVKKPNTGFDWLSNSRATVDDYMQDPYTGFVPTGKFFYDLLDGIISIQSKEKNKRIRQDLPLLLISGEQDPVGDYAKGIWKTADLYKQAGLIQITTMLFSDGRHELINDSNNQEVYNAMVHWINTETI; translated from the coding sequence ATGAAAAAACAAACGTTTTGGTACCGCACCCCGGATAATCTCGATATTCATGTAAAGAAATGGGAGCTTCCGTCAGTAAAAGCGAAAGCTGTAATCCAAATTGCTCACGGCATGATGGAACATATAGAAAGGTATGATAACTTTGCAACATACTTAACCTCTCATGGTTTTATTGTTTACGGTAACGACCATCAGGGACATGGGGAAACCGGCAAACGCCAAGGAATGCTTGGTTATTTTGCTGATCAAAATGGTTTTTTTAGAGCTGTTGATGACTTTCTAAATATATCTAAACAAATAAAAAAGAAACATCCTGAATTACCTCTATATCTTTTTGGCCATAGTATGGGATCATTTATTGTTCGTTCTTATATTCAAACGCATAGTAACTTAATAGCAGGTGCCGTCCTTTCTGGGACAGGATATTTCCCTCTACTAAAAACAATCGTTGGTCGAGAAATTGCCTCTTTCCTTCCTCCTAAAGAAAAATCTCCATTCATGAATAAGTTAGTATTTGGTTCCTTTAATCGTAAGGTTAAGAAACCAAATACCGGGTTTGATTGGCTCAGCAACTCGCGTGCAACGGTTGATGATTATATGCAAGATCCTTATACCGGCTTTGTTCCGACAGGCAAATTTTTTTATGATCTGTTAGATGGTATTATCTCTATCCAGTCAAAAGAAAAAAATAAACGAATCCGTCAAGATCTCCCGTTACTGCTTATTAGTGGAGAGCAAGATCCTGTTGGAGATTATGCAAAAGGAATTTGGAAAACGGCTGATTTATACAAGCAAGCAGGATTAATACAGATTACAACCATGTTATTTTCCGATGGTCGTCATGAATTAATTAATGATTCCAATAATCAGGAAGTCTATAATGCAATGGTTCACTGGATTAATACGGAAACTATATAA
- the secG gene encoding preprotein translocase subunit SecG, whose protein sequence is MLGIVNVLLVIDGIIMIILILLQSGKSEGLSGAISGGAEQLFGKQKARGIDLVLHRGTIVTAVIFFVLAFLSAYVLQ, encoded by the coding sequence ATGCTAGGAATTGTAAATGTATTATTAGTTATTGATGGAATTATCATGATTATACTGATTTTATTGCAGTCAGGTAAAAGTGAAGGTCTATCCGGTGCAATTTCCGGAGGAGCAGAGCAATTATTTGGCAAGCAAAAAGCAAGGGGCATTGACCTTGTGTTACATCGCGGAACAATTGTCACAGCGGTTATATTTTTTGTACTAGCTTTTCTAAGCGCATATGTTTTACAATAG